In Esox lucius isolate fEsoLuc1 chromosome 22, fEsoLuc1.pri, whole genome shotgun sequence, the genomic window ATGCTCTCTTTTGTGGCTTTGGATAGAGAACTGAAGGAGAACCAGGGAGAACGGTTCCAGTAGTACCTGGAACCCAGAAAAAACAAGGGTTCCCCCACAGAGACAGCCAAAGAAAAAAGGGGAGAACATTGTGGCATCTATGTAGTACCCTTTTTTACAGAGGGTTCCCAATGGAACCAAAAAGGATTCAGTCTGGAAACAGAAAGGTTTATCTTATGCAGATCACCAAGGAAAtctttataatttatttttcctttattcTAGACTGTACAGGTCTTTCCAATATACAACTGGTGCATGAAAGGTATATTACAATGTTACACTTCAACAGATTCACAAACAACAATGTAGATCTACTTGAGTTATTAACACTTATATATTTTAacacttatatatatatttatataacacttatatatataaaatatatttgaaataccTCTCCCTCCGTTTTGATGAACTTTCATATGACTgtatcaaaaatataaaatattttttttaaaagcctgTGTTGGCCCATATTCATACTGAAGCAAATGCATCTAATTAGTAGTGTAATTGATGATTATcatgatttgtttgtttgttgtcacTAACTGATTCATGAATACTGACCGCCTGCCTGCCGTTGGCATGGCGCCAATGAAGGCAGCGTTGGCGTTCTATATGGACGGATTTCAGCACCTTGGACAGCTCTCATCCGCCTCTATGGTGACTGACTGGAAATCATACCGACAAAAGCcgaaaaataaaaaggttttgtaCTAACGCAATAAAGGAATAGGAAATCTAGCCCCGTAAAAATCTATTCCCTGTAAAGGATATTTTCCAAGCAGGTTACTCGATCGTAGAACGTTGCATAAAAGACATACCGACAAGATGACAAGGGCACACTGAAAATAGGGTACAGGCTTTACTGCAATGGCTCTTGTGCAACCAGTCGGTGATATATAACACAAACCTACAGGGTCGGTTCTTCCTCCAGGCCACATGGCCATATTTGAGTAATAAATTACTGTACGTGATGAAAAAGAAATCGGCTGTCGTAATTCTATATCAACGCCATTGTCGAGTTTTACGACTGATAAAATACAGCCTTCGACTACAGCAGACGAGTAATGAGCAAACGTGTCAAATGGGGAAAAGGCCCTTCCAGCGGATTAAGCTGGGAAACCACTGGTTCCCTATTAACGTTATTGAAATGTACTCAACGTGGAGTGGCCATGGCGGAACACCTGGCATAGAGTGGCGGCTGCACCGCACGCGCGGCACAATACAGaaaagaagggggaaaaaacaccaCCTGCGTGTGGTGCGGAATGACGCATGAATAGGGAAAGAGAAGCAGCTATTGTAGTCTTTGCCATTTAGCATACTAGCCTAGCacagcacaaaaaaaaacatgaccatCTAGTATTATAATGTTGCAGAACGCGGGCTACCAGCTGATTAAGTTGACTATTGTTTCCTTGGATAGACTAATTGTTTATTTCAGGTGATATTGTGAAGCCTGTGGAAGGAAAGTTATGAAACCTTGAGGCCTGGTGCTTTCTCCTTTCGACAACAGATTTAAAACTCCTCAAGTGGACCAGAGTACGAGGCCATATGCGTCTCATCATTGAGCCTTCTAGTATAGAGATGATCTTGAATCTGTCATCTGTTACCATGACAATTTATAACTGTATGGGACAAAACTGCATCAATTTAGGCAACATCAACAGATGGGGGGAAGATCCCCGTCAGCCTACCTTGCATTCATCCATGCATGTCCTCACTGAATATGCATCCGTTTCATATCTCTGAGTCATATGCTCAAATTCCTCGTATTTCTCCAGGGCGTGTTGGTCGTAGCGTTGGTACGCCTGGACGCACAGGCTGCACCTCGCCATATCGCCATCAATAAGCACGTCAAGACTGCAGTTCAAATTGTCCGGACTCGTAGACCCGTAAAACAAATCCAAGAGAGAATAAGAATTACAAAACGAAAGGTACAAATCACTTATATTTAAAGTCCGAGTCCCTTCTTTTACCGAAAGGCCCTTGCACAAATGGTCGGCGTCATCAAAAGTAAAGCAGTTTTTAGATAAACTATCGTGGTGGCAAGTTTCAAGTCGCCACAAAGGTTTGGTAGAATTCCCTATAAAAATAGCATCTTCGTTTTTTCTGAGGCTGCTGTGTGCTAAATGTTGGTTAGATGAAAGGATGGGTTTTGCAAATGGGTAGGCGCCCATGTTCGTCAATGAAAACTTATCACGGGTCCTTGTCAATTTCGCCTCGGCGCAAAACCACAAGTGATCAGATAGCAGAATGGTTAGAAACAAGAGCGACGCCAAGGACAGTCGCCATCTCTGAGCCCTCTCCGAGTCGGTAAATGGCTTTTCGTTCTCGCGGGGTTCTAGCCAGATTTTGAAGCCGTCTTCTTGCTGCCGACACGTCCAAGCACCCCTGGTCATATTTTGGGAACGCGCTTCTTCACCGGCCGACTCCACCGTGGGGGCTTCTCTGCCACAACATTCATTGACTTGGGGTCTAATTTGCGTTTTTCTCCTCTTAAATGGTGGTTCGTAGGTGGTCCTGGTGGCTTACCTCCGCGATTATCTGTAATTCCCATTCAATTAATGTGTTGGCGGAGATTAAGCCGTGCTTTGCTGGGGCCGCGTTCTCCATGGTTCTCCGATGAAGATGCTAGTTTTCTGTAGCaacatgtctctctccctcctcctctcctctaggCTGCGCTCAGCACTGGTCCTTTGCGTAGACCCGTTTTACGGCAAACCTGCATTTACGTTCGCCCCGAATCCACGGACGGTGGTAGTCGGATGAGTCCAATGATTTTCGATTTTCTATGTCAGCCCAGTGATTTTCGGACCCATGTATGTTGGGAAAAATGCATGAGATGTTCTTTTTTGATGTACACTGTCATCTTGGTCCTGGGTTAGTTTTCGCCACCATGTTTGTCTTGGAAGACTTTTTGCAGGGGTTCTGTTTGGCGCGACATCTTCAGAGCTACAACCGTTCCATTCTGACGCACTGAAAGGGTCTGCTCTGCGATGGTGCAGCATCAGTAGCCATGGAGCTACTCTGAGAGCTTAAGCAGAGACTAACTATTATTGAAGACTTGGGGGACATCTGGAGTATGTTGAGCAAGTAGCCAAAAGGAggacaatattaaaatattaaatattatagccACAGTCGACCAAAGAAAATGCAGCTATTTTCGAGAGAGAGTTGTTCATGCTGCTCAAATCGGAAAATTATTACACTATGTTTCCCCATTAGATTCAAACTATTCACCTGGTGTTAAGGCTTATCATGCCTGGCACATGGTACAGACCCTGGATGAAACATTTGTTCTAGATATCTAACCTGCATGCATTATTAACGGCCAATGCTTGCCATGTAAATACATTCATTAAGgctgcattaaaaaaaagacaaatggtTACTCCCCTGCAAGTGGGGCTTTGCCTTTTCATCAGGTGAAAATCATTATAGCATCGTTATAACGTTTAATCAGGACAGGAAACATCCAGGATACAGTCAGTATTTCACCAGTACCCATAGAAGGCAATCTGTCAATCAGAGCAATAACGAGTTCAGGATTGTATCCAAGGCAACTGATCATGCATTGTGAGGTTTGTTTGGCTGTGAACCTGTCATAGCCCAGTGCCTCTATGTTTTTAATTGAGATAACCCATCACAGGCTAGTCTTTCACTAGTTATTTTAAACCAAACATACATCACAGTGTAAATCTGAAGACAATTTTCAAATGTTCAATTTTAAACCAAAAGggaagtatatatatttatttatatttacacagaagagaagaagagagaagtTCAAATTCCACATGACATTACAGTATGGCACATCCTGCAGACAATTAGCTGAaaacacagatgttttttttgaaGATTCCATACAAC contains:
- the fam155a gene encoding transmembrane protein FAM155A, whose protein sequence is MTRGAWTCRQQEDGFKIWLEPRENEKPFTDSERAQRWRLSLASLLFLTILLSDHLWFCAEAKLTRTRDKFSLTNMGAYPFAKPILSSNQHLAHSSLRKNEDAIFIGNSTKPLWRLETCHHDSLSKNCFTFDDADHLCKGLSVKEGTRTLNISDLYLSFCNSYSLLDLFYGSTSPDNLNCSLDVLIDGDMARCSLCVQAYQRYDQHALEKYEEFEHMTQRYETDAYSVRTCMDECKDAYKPWLCAQYFPTTQRHCQRTVPCLQYCLEVQQRCPFILPDNDDLIHGGSPSFICTGLLGSHGQPNSQAECCDVRWDTKPDNRSRGTLKRTPTPSCHQQQGASTSVTSAATPTRLCSSSGRLKLCLLVLVLLHTVVTITTASHNSTGVVGVAAIFPLEENTPSEE